A DNA window from Vibrio cidicii contains the following coding sequences:
- a CDS encoding helix-turn-helix domain-containing protein, which yields MSQPYLFHALTVQTGSPITKLLLISLADLADHQGSCFPSYEYLATCCNVSVRSVKNHIKILQQQGHVKKVPRFAKGYQRSNLFQLQFCLASNAPQSSHALAPPQALESSQQQPHNQEESAAPISNTLNKTYLEQGSLQPAVITLLTSEGETAVSQEFYQLLIETYPNLNIQQELQAMRMWLYLNEEKRRPRETLKFFINSWLRSAAKSRANRLQRMQSLSSVPTPTAQNSSVQSSSVQSKRPEILERCFAEYQQRHNKHPIEARIQAIVAEKKGR from the coding sequence ATGAGCCAACCTTATCTTTTCCATGCCCTGACGGTACAAACGGGCTCCCCCATCACCAAGCTGTTATTGATCTCGCTAGCGGATCTGGCCGATCATCAGGGGAGTTGCTTTCCCTCATACGAATACTTGGCCACCTGCTGCAATGTGTCAGTGCGCTCGGTTAAAAATCACATTAAGATTTTGCAACAGCAAGGCCATGTGAAAAAAGTGCCGCGTTTTGCCAAGGGTTATCAGCGCAGTAACCTTTTTCAACTGCAGTTTTGTCTTGCGTCAAATGCCCCTCAATCCTCGCATGCCCTTGCACCACCGCAAGCGCTTGAATCATCTCAACAGCAACCCCATAACCAAGAAGAATCTGCTGCACCCATATCCAATACATTAAATAAAACTTATCTTGAGCAGGGCAGCTTGCAACCTGCGGTCATCACCTTACTCACATCAGAAGGCGAAACGGCGGTCAGTCAAGAGTTTTACCAATTGCTGATAGAAACTTACCCCAATCTCAATATTCAGCAAGAGCTTCAAGCCATGCGCATGTGGCTTTACCTCAATGAAGAAAAACGCAGGCCGCGAGAAACCCTCAAGTTTTTTATCAATAGCTGGTTAAGAAGTGCGGCGAAAAGCCGAGCTAACCGATTGCAGCGTATGCAATCATTGAGCTCCGTGCCAACACCTACTGCGCAAAATTCCTCTGTGCAAAGCTCCTCAGTTCAAAGCAAGCGGCCAGAAATTTTGGAACGCTGCTTTGCTGAATATCAACAGCGGCACAATAAGCACCCTATCGAAGCCCGTATTCAAGCGATTGTTGCCGAGAAGAAAGGGAGATGA
- a CDS encoding N-acetylmuramoyl-L-alanine amidase, whose protein sequence is MHYITIHCSATSPEQNIGVSEIRAWHRAKGWRDIGYHWVITRQGELQTGRPITQQGAHVRGHNQGNIGICLVGGVNSQKQAECNYTDAQWHTLRELIQRLQRRYQIADAHILGHRDWPTGKHKACPCFDVGEIKNRD, encoded by the coding sequence ATGCACTACATCACCATTCATTGCTCGGCGACGTCGCCGGAACAGAACATTGGCGTTAGCGAGATCCGAGCCTGGCACCGAGCCAAAGGTTGGCGAGATATTGGTTACCACTGGGTGATTACCCGCCAAGGTGAGTTACAAACAGGACGACCGATAACGCAGCAAGGAGCGCATGTACGCGGCCACAACCAAGGCAATATCGGCATTTGTTTAGTTGGCGGGGTCAACTCGCAAAAGCAAGCAGAGTGCAACTACACCGACGCACAATGGCACACGTTACGCGAGCTCATCCAGCGCTTGCAGCGCCGCTACCAGATTGCCGATGCGCATATCCTCGGCCACCGGGATTGGCCAACAGGCAAGCACAAAGCCTGCCCCTGTTTTGATGTGGGGGAAATTAAGAATCGAGATTAG
- the manA gene encoding mannose-6-phosphate isomerase, class I: MTKNYLFKLENTIQNYAWGSKTALQSLFGIENAEQQPQAEIWMGAHPNGCSKVQCADGVHLLSELIERNKPDILSPRTAEQFGELPYLFKVLAAGNALSIQVHPSKAEAELGFAKEEAQGIERAHPQRNYRDANHKPELVYALTSYQAMNGFRRFAEIIAFFDQLVAKLHIPQVASLLAQFRADQTSSGLEAFFVGILSLEGEEKQQALDALLTYAHQQVLNQDSRVEFVLILELAQTYPGDIGLFAPLMLNVLTLQPGEAMYLDARTPHAYLKGAGLEVMANSDNVLRAGLTAKHIDVAELARCTLFAEKPKETLLLQPVVDGNKQSYLVPVPDFAFDCFVKAEAERIYVESAEIVFAIDADTTVSHPSGETLLLKKGESAFIPAFAQEYTITSTGRVARVFN; encoded by the coding sequence ATGACGAAAAACTATCTATTTAAGCTAGAAAACACCATCCAAAATTATGCGTGGGGCAGTAAAACGGCGCTGCAGTCGTTGTTTGGTATCGAAAATGCCGAGCAACAACCACAAGCTGAAATTTGGATGGGAGCACACCCAAATGGCTGTTCTAAGGTACAATGCGCAGATGGTGTGCATTTGCTCTCTGAGCTGATTGAACGCAACAAACCGGACATATTATCACCACGCACAGCAGAGCAGTTTGGTGAGTTGCCCTACTTGTTTAAAGTGTTAGCAGCGGGGAATGCGCTCTCTATTCAGGTGCACCCAAGCAAGGCAGAAGCAGAGCTTGGCTTTGCCAAAGAAGAGGCACAAGGCATCGAGCGTGCTCATCCACAGAGAAACTACCGCGATGCGAACCATAAGCCGGAGTTGGTTTACGCTTTAACGTCGTATCAAGCGATGAATGGTTTTCGCCGTTTTGCTGAGATCATTGCGTTTTTCGATCAATTGGTGGCTAAACTGCACATCCCTCAGGTGGCGAGTTTGCTGGCGCAGTTTCGCGCCGATCAAACTTCTTCAGGTTTAGAAGCTTTCTTTGTCGGCATTTTATCGCTTGAAGGTGAAGAGAAGCAGCAAGCGTTAGATGCGCTGCTCACGTACGCGCATCAGCAGGTGTTAAACCAAGATAGCCGTGTTGAGTTTGTGCTGATCTTAGAGCTTGCCCAAACCTACCCTGGCGACATCGGCCTGTTTGCGCCGCTCATGTTAAATGTGCTCACTTTGCAGCCTGGCGAAGCCATGTACTTAGATGCCCGAACCCCTCACGCCTACCTCAAAGGTGCAGGTTTGGAAGTGATGGCGAATTCAGACAACGTGCTGCGTGCTGGGTTAACCGCAAAACATATTGATGTTGCCGAACTGGCTCGCTGTACTCTTTTTGCCGAGAAGCCTAAAGAAACTCTGTTGCTACAACCTGTGGTTGACGGGAACAAGCAAAGCTACTTGGTGCCTGTGCCCGATTTTGCGTTTGATTGCTTCGTTAAAGCAGAAGCTGAGCGGATCTATGTTGAAAGTGCAGAAATTGTATTTGCGATTGATGCTGATACCACGGTTTCGCATCCGTCTGGAGAGACCTTGCTGTTGAAAAAAGGCGAATCAGCATTTATTCCTGCTTTTGCCCAAGAATATACCATCACCTCAACGGGACGTGTCGCACGCGTTTTTAACTAA
- a CDS encoding phosphomannomutase, with product MLMTSTVIAHSSIQFGTSGARGLVTQFTPQACAAFTHAFLASLQGHFDFQQVAIAIDNRPSSPAMAQACIAAIESQGLEAVYYGVVPTPALAYAAMQQNIPCIMVTGSHIPFDRNGLKFYRPDGEITKADEQAILAAQVEFTLPQELPSLVVNTHAAELYIERYTALFENYLLAGKRIGIYEHSSAGRDLYQPLFTALGAEVISLERSDEFVPIDTEAVSEADKAKARAWSQQYQLDAIFSTDGDGDRPLVADENGEWLRGDILGVLCAQAMNMHALAVPVSCNTVIESIPQFSHVSRTRIGSPYVIAEFAELAKQYDAISGFEANGGYLLGSDVKINGKALKALPTRDAVLPFIMLLSAANESGIAALVEALPKRYTHSDRIQNFATEKSVAIVQAGTQNAQALSEQVGFTGLTVEALDTTDGLRITLSDNSIFHLRPSGNAPELRCYAEAHSYEQAQAIVNQVLAKVQQL from the coding sequence ATGTTAATGACATCAACGGTAATTGCGCACTCTAGTATCCAGTTCGGCACCAGTGGCGCGCGAGGCTTGGTGACTCAATTTACCCCGCAAGCTTGCGCCGCGTTCACTCATGCTTTTTTGGCCAGCTTACAAGGCCATTTTGACTTCCAGCAGGTTGCGATTGCGATTGATAACCGCCCAAGTAGCCCCGCCATGGCGCAAGCGTGTATTGCTGCGATTGAGTCACAAGGCTTAGAAGCCGTGTACTACGGTGTTGTTCCAACGCCTGCGCTTGCCTATGCGGCGATGCAGCAAAATATTCCCTGTATTATGGTGACAGGTAGCCACATTCCATTTGATCGCAATGGCCTGAAGTTTTACCGCCCAGATGGTGAAATTACCAAAGCAGACGAACAAGCCATTTTAGCGGCGCAAGTGGAATTTACCTTGCCACAAGAACTTCCGTCTCTGGTAGTGAACACACACGCGGCTGAGCTTTATATTGAGCGTTACACCGCCTTGTTTGAAAACTATTTGCTGGCGGGTAAGCGCATCGGTATTTATGAGCACTCCAGCGCGGGGCGCGATCTTTATCAACCTCTATTTACCGCACTAGGTGCTGAAGTGATTTCACTTGAGCGTAGTGACGAGTTTGTGCCCATTGATACCGAGGCGGTATCCGAAGCGGATAAGGCCAAGGCCAGAGCGTGGTCACAGCAGTATCAACTGGATGCAATTTTCTCTACCGATGGCGATGGTGACAGGCCATTAGTTGCCGATGAAAATGGTGAATGGCTACGTGGCGATATTCTTGGCGTGTTGTGTGCACAGGCAATGAACATGCATGCGCTGGCGGTGCCAGTAAGTTGCAATACGGTGATAGAGTCCATCCCGCAATTTAGCCACGTGTCGCGCACTCGTATTGGTTCCCCCTATGTGATCGCCGAGTTTGCCGAGCTGGCTAAACAGTATGACGCCATCTCTGGTTTTGAGGCCAATGGCGGCTATCTGTTAGGCTCTGACGTCAAAATCAATGGCAAAGCACTCAAAGCACTGCCAACACGCGACGCTGTGTTGCCCTTTATTATGCTTCTCTCTGCGGCAAATGAATCGGGCATTGCGGCATTAGTAGAAGCACTACCTAAACGCTACACTCATAGCGATCGTATTCAAAATTTTGCTACAGAGAAGAGTGTGGCGATTGTGCAAGCGGGTACACAAAATGCCCAAGCGCTTAGCGAGCAAGTTGGCTTTACTGGCCTTACGGTAGAGGCGCTGGACACCACCGATGGGTTGCGTATCACCTTATCGGATAACTCGATTTTCCATTTGCGTCCATCGGGCAACGCCCCTGAACTGCGTTGCTATGCCGAGGCCCATAGCTATGAGCAGGCTCAGGCTATCGTCAATCAAGTGCTTGCGAAAGTGCAACAGCTGTAG
- a CDS encoding WecB/TagA/CpsF family glycosyltransferase, with product MFLNILGYKVSTRDVNTIVLDSLNGNSLRVVNTINPHSYVEAKRDVDFKQALLASDELIPDGSGIVLAANKLYSKNIRKIAGADLYLETMRVLNNSSGKVFFLGSTDEVLRDIVKKTNVEFPNVSVSVYSPPYKTEFSNADIQTFIKLINDFSPDVIWVGLTAPKQEKLIYEMHAEINGKMISGIGAVFDFYAGNVKRPKKIWIDLHLEWLVRLIGEPKRLWRRTLISAPIFLLDMYRYKLGAKKC from the coding sequence ATGTTTTTAAATATTCTTGGATATAAGGTTTCTACTAGGGATGTTAATACCATTGTTTTAGATTCATTGAATGGTAATAGTTTAAGAGTTGTTAATACTATTAACCCTCACTCTTATGTGGAAGCCAAAAGAGATGTTGATTTTAAACAGGCACTACTCGCTTCAGATGAATTAATACCAGATGGTAGTGGTATTGTTCTGGCTGCAAATAAGCTATACAGCAAAAATATTAGGAAGATAGCGGGCGCAGATCTTTACTTAGAAACGATGCGTGTTCTAAATAACTCTTCAGGTAAAGTGTTTTTTTTGGGAAGCACGGATGAGGTTCTAAGAGATATAGTAAAGAAAACAAATGTAGAGTTTCCTAATGTAAGTGTCTCTGTTTATTCTCCACCTTATAAGACAGAGTTTTCAAATGCTGACATTCAAACTTTTATCAAATTAATTAACGATTTTTCTCCTGATGTAATTTGGGTTGGGCTTACAGCTCCAAAGCAAGAAAAGCTTATTTATGAGATGCATGCTGAAATTAATGGAAAAATGATTTCAGGAATTGGAGCTGTTTTCGATTTCTATGCTGGCAATGTAAAAAGACCGAAAAAAATATGGATCGATTTACATTTGGAGTGGTTAGTAAGGCTTATTGGTGAGCCCAAAAGATTGTGGAGGCGTACATTGATTTCTGCACCTATTTTTTTATTAGATATGTATCGCTACAAGTTAGGGGCAAAAAAATGTTAA
- a CDS encoding mannose-1-phosphate guanylyltransferase/mannose-6-phosphate isomerase → MLLPVIMAGGTGSRLWPLSRSLYPKQFISLASDKTMLQETVLRLDGLAHQAPVLICNQEHRFIVAEQLRQQGLKHGGIILEPVGRNTAPAIALAALQATRNGQDPLLLVLAADHVMQNQMAFVQAVEAAMAPAEKGMLVTFGIVPTAAETGYGYIKQGEPVGESAYRVAQFVEKPSLATAELYLSSGEYYWNSGMFLFKASRYLAELKTHRPDILQACELAMQGARADLDFIRLAEDKFAECPDDSIDYAVMEKTQDALVVPMDAGWSDVGSFSALWEVSEKDHQGNAVVGDVMLEQTCNSYIYAQNKLVSTVGVDNLVIIETKDAVLVANKDKVQDVKNIVNQLKAQNRRECEQHREVYRPWGSHDEIAEGERFHVKHLRVKPGEKTALQMHHHRAEHWVVVQGTAKVTNGEKSYLLSENQSTYIPLGSAHRIENPGKVDLHLIEVRSGSYLDEDDIVRLEEYGVGY, encoded by the coding sequence ATGTTATTACCTGTAATTATGGCGGGGGGCACGGGTAGCCGTCTTTGGCCGCTATCGCGCAGTTTATACCCTAAACAATTTATCAGCTTGGCTAGCGATAAAACCATGCTGCAAGAAACCGTGCTACGTTTAGATGGTTTGGCCCATCAGGCACCAGTATTAATTTGTAACCAAGAGCACCGTTTTATTGTTGCAGAGCAACTTCGTCAGCAAGGTTTAAAGCACGGCGGTATTATTTTAGAGCCCGTTGGTCGTAATACCGCGCCAGCCATTGCTCTTGCAGCGCTACAAGCTACGCGTAATGGACAAGATCCGTTGTTGCTGGTTTTGGCGGCGGATCATGTGATGCAAAACCAAATGGCTTTTGTGCAAGCGGTAGAAGCTGCGATGGCACCCGCAGAGAAAGGTATGCTCGTCACTTTTGGCATTGTGCCGACCGCAGCAGAAACTGGTTACGGTTATATTAAGCAAGGTGAGCCTGTTGGTGAATCCGCCTATCGCGTCGCGCAGTTTGTCGAAAAACCCAGCCTAGCTACCGCAGAGCTGTACCTCAGTTCGGGAGAATACTACTGGAATAGTGGTATGTTCCTATTTAAAGCCTCACGCTACTTAGCGGAGCTAAAAACCCATCGTCCCGATATCTTACAAGCCTGTGAATTGGCGATGCAAGGTGCTAGAGCAGATCTCGATTTTATTCGTTTGGCCGAAGATAAATTCGCTGAATGTCCGGACGATTCCATTGATTACGCGGTAATGGAAAAAACTCAAGATGCGCTTGTGGTGCCGATGGATGCAGGTTGGAGTGATGTTGGCTCATTCAGTGCCTTGTGGGAAGTGTCAGAAAAAGATCACCAAGGTAATGCCGTGGTTGGTGATGTGATGCTGGAACAAACCTGCAATAGCTATATCTATGCGCAAAATAAGTTGGTTTCTACCGTTGGTGTCGATAACTTGGTGATTATTGAAACCAAAGATGCTGTCTTGGTCGCCAATAAAGATAAGGTTCAAGATGTCAAAAATATTGTTAATCAATTAAAAGCACAAAATCGCCGTGAATGTGAGCAGCATCGCGAAGTCTATCGCCCTTGGGGATCACACGATGAAATCGCTGAAGGGGAGCGTTTTCATGTGAAGCATTTGCGAGTCAAACCAGGGGAGAAAACCGCGCTGCAGATGCATCACCACAGAGCAGAACATTGGGTGGTAGTTCAAGGCACCGCGAAAGTGACTAATGGCGAGAAAAGTTATTTGCTCAGTGAGAACCAATCGACTTATATTCCATTGGGTTCGGCACATCGTATTGAAAACCCTGGTAAGGTCGATTTGCATCTTATTGAAGTGCGCTCAGGCAGTTATCTTGACGAAGATGATATCGTTCGTCTAGAAGAGTATGGAGTAGGATATTAG
- a CDS encoding GDP-mannose mannosyl hydrolase, whose product MQRLDEATFKTVVASTPLVSMDLIIRNLHGQVLLGLRTNRPAQGFWFVPGGRIGKDETFEQAFLRLTQVELGRPVPLFEATFLGPYQHLYSDNFSGTDFSTHYVVLGYQLTLDLDLHSLPAEQHHHYHWWDVQDLLTSEQVHRNTKAYFSDNYK is encoded by the coding sequence ATGCAACGACTGGATGAAGCAACCTTTAAAACTGTCGTTGCCTCTACGCCTCTGGTCTCTATGGACTTGATCATTCGCAATCTTCATGGCCAAGTTCTGTTAGGGTTAAGAACCAACCGACCCGCGCAAGGGTTTTGGTTTGTTCCCGGTGGTCGTATTGGCAAAGATGAAACCTTTGAACAGGCTTTTTTGCGTTTAACACAAGTCGAACTGGGACGCCCCGTGCCCTTGTTCGAAGCAACGTTCCTCGGCCCTTATCAACACCTCTATAGTGATAACTTTTCCGGAACGGACTTCTCTACCCACTATGTGGTATTGGGCTACCAACTCACCTTAGATCTTGATCTTCATTCGCTCCCTGCAGAGCAGCATCATCACTATCATTGGTGGGATGTACAGGATTTGCTCACTTCAGAGCAAGTTCATCGTAATACTAAAGCGTATTTTTCAGATAACTATAAATAA
- a CDS encoding GDP-L-fucose synthase, whose product MTVKKRIFVAGHNGMVGSAIVRQLAQRDDVEIITRSRSELDLLNQNAVNDFFAAEQIDQVYLAAAKVGGIHANNTYPAEFIYQNLIMECNIIHAAHLNNVQHLLFLGSSCIYPKLAAQPMTEAALLTGVLEATNEPYAIAKIAGIKLCESYNRQYGRDYRSVMPTNLYGENDNFHPENSHVIPALMRRFHEAKLRGDAEVVVWGTGTPMREFLHVDDMAAASVHVMELDNQTYQTNTEPMLSHINVGTGVDCTIREMAETMAKVVGFEGKVVFDSTKPDGTPRKLMDVSRLAALGWRYQVSLEQGLSKTYQWFLANQENFRK is encoded by the coding sequence ATGACTGTGAAAAAACGTATTTTTGTTGCCGGCCATAATGGAATGGTTGGCTCAGCGATTGTTCGTCAACTCGCTCAACGCGACGATGTCGAAATTATCACTCGTTCGCGTAGTGAGCTCGATCTGCTTAACCAAAATGCCGTCAATGACTTTTTCGCGGCCGAGCAAATTGATCAAGTTTATCTCGCGGCAGCTAAAGTTGGCGGTATTCATGCCAACAACACTTATCCTGCTGAGTTTATTTATCAGAACTTGATCATGGAATGTAATATCATCCATGCAGCTCATCTGAATAACGTGCAACATTTGCTGTTTCTCGGATCTTCATGTATCTACCCTAAGCTGGCTGCTCAGCCTATGACGGAAGCAGCTTTGCTGACAGGTGTTCTAGAAGCCACTAATGAGCCGTATGCGATAGCCAAAATCGCCGGAATTAAATTGTGTGAGTCTTATAATCGTCAATATGGCCGAGATTACCGCAGCGTGATGCCGACCAACTTGTATGGCGAGAATGATAACTTCCATCCAGAAAACTCCCACGTTATTCCGGCATTGATGCGTCGCTTCCATGAAGCAAAACTTCGTGGTGATGCTGAGGTTGTCGTTTGGGGTACAGGCACACCGATGCGTGAATTCTTGCATGTGGATGATATGGCGGCAGCGTCTGTTCATGTTATGGAGCTAGATAATCAAACTTATCAAACTAATACCGAACCTATGTTGTCACATATTAATGTGGGTACGGGTGTTGATTGCACCATTCGCGAAATGGCCGAAACCATGGCCAAGGTGGTTGGCTTTGAAGGCAAAGTGGTCTTTGATAGCACCAAGCCAGATGGTACGCCACGCAAATTGATGGATGTATCACGCTTGGCGGCTTTAGGTTGGCGTTATCAAGTCAGCCTTGAACAAGGCTTAAGCAAGACTTATCAGTGGTTCTTGGCCAATCAAGAAAACTTCCGTAAATAG
- a CDS encoding glycosyltransferase has protein sequence MKLISVILPVYNAQDTIVAAIESVLKQTYSNLELIIIDDGSTDKTASLIEGIEDDRIIFKKRDNKGLGNTLNELLSMCSGDLVARMDADDICHPNRLEKQFKFMESNSDVVLLGGQIRFLVNNSYINIDFFPAEHEKILAGLMNENFPICHPTIMFRKKEALCLGGYTVGLAGEDLDFFLRIASLGKLANLDTVVLDYRILMNSLSSTKKNELNIGYSYAIYNENMRRNNLSEISYSDFISFVWDKRTLIERLDDFLKNWSRFFYRKSLFSRANGDIFFSLCYLFFAITIQPKRSLKRMLRRILK, from the coding sequence TTGAAACTTATATCTGTTATACTTCCTGTATATAATGCACAGGATACAATTGTTGCTGCAATTGAAAGTGTCTTGAAACAAACATATAGTAATCTCGAATTAATTATTATAGATGACGGCTCGACAGATAAGACGGCTTCTTTGATTGAAGGTATTGAAGATGATCGAATTATTTTTAAAAAAAGAGATAATAAAGGTCTAGGGAATACGTTAAACGAATTGCTTTCTATGTGTTCTGGTGATTTAGTTGCAAGGATGGATGCTGATGATATTTGTCATCCCAATCGTTTGGAAAAACAATTTAAATTTATGGAGTCAAATAGTGATGTAGTGTTATTAGGAGGTCAAATAAGATTTTTAGTTAATAATTCATATATTAATATTGATTTTTTTCCTGCTGAACATGAAAAAATATTAGCTGGTCTTATGAATGAGAATTTTCCAATCTGTCATCCAACTATAATGTTTAGAAAAAAGGAAGCATTATGTTTGGGAGGATATACTGTTGGATTGGCTGGAGAAGACTTGGATTTCTTTTTACGGATAGCCTCACTTGGTAAGTTGGCAAATTTAGATACTGTAGTTCTTGATTATCGAATATTGATGAACTCATTAAGTTCTACTAAAAAAAATGAGTTAAATATAGGTTATTCTTATGCAATATATAATGAGAATATGCGGAGAAATAACCTTTCTGAAATAAGTTACTCTGATTTTATTTCTTTTGTTTGGGATAAAAGGACATTAATAGAGCGTTTAGATGACTTTCTGAAGAACTGGTCAAGATTTTTTTATCGGAAAAGCCTGTTTTCAAGAGCAAATGGAGATATATTTTTTTCTTTATGTTACCTTTTTTTTGCCATTACGATCCAACCCAAGCGCTCTCTTAAAAGAATGTTACGAAGAATATTGAAGTGA
- a CDS encoding glycosyltransferase family 52 yields MNIFIAMTPYHVFLSLSFLHYNEEDLILLLDENDLLSSYVQCVKIKNFSYVNFPSKFGLKSKIKSFLTLKERIRQLCTYLDLNKVNNVYVFNDNSPYSQKTIKSLKCKNVFYIEDGSAPYNDHFIKNGGIKRIEYSIFFGFSYDFTNVLGTSKFIKNSFFTYPELVREENKKNSNNKYLTSSNWRNKVEQSHCNLDGYFPYDKKKHRIILVLLPLLCDEKTKTYFYNLVIEKLNVYDGVYVKYHPLSKNEYNLFDSIPGVVILPSFISSELVMTCNGNISEIYTNLNTSSISSTFFFNNVIVNILYNEADKQSYLFQCIYRLSCVNKNINFLEV; encoded by the coding sequence ATGAATATATTTATAGCAATGACACCATACCATGTTTTTTTATCATTATCCTTTCTTCATTATAATGAAGAAGATCTAATTTTATTGTTAGATGAAAATGACTTATTGTCAAGTTATGTACAATGCGTGAAAATAAAAAACTTTTCATATGTTAATTTTCCTTCTAAATTTGGTCTGAAAAGTAAAATAAAGTCATTTTTAACTTTAAAAGAAAGGATTAGGCAATTATGCACATATTTGGACCTGAATAAAGTTAATAATGTTTATGTTTTTAATGATAACTCACCGTATAGCCAAAAAACAATCAAATCCCTCAAGTGTAAAAATGTGTTTTATATTGAAGATGGTAGTGCTCCTTATAATGATCACTTTATTAAAAATGGTGGGATAAAAAGAATCGAATATAGTATTTTTTTTGGTTTCTCCTATGATTTTACGAATGTGCTCGGTACCAGTAAGTTTATAAAGAACTCATTCTTTACATATCCTGAACTGGTTAGAGAAGAAAACAAAAAAAATAGCAATAATAAATATTTAACATCTTCTAATTGGAGAAATAAAGTAGAACAGTCACACTGTAATTTAGATGGTTACTTTCCATATGATAAGAAAAAACATCGTATAATTCTTGTATTGCTTCCACTTTTATGTGATGAAAAAACTAAAACATATTTTTATAACTTAGTTATTGAAAAGTTAAATGTATATGATGGTGTTTATGTAAAGTATCACCCTCTATCAAAAAACGAGTACAATCTATTTGATTCAATACCCGGCGTAGTAATATTACCTTCTTTTATTTCATCCGAGTTAGTAATGACTTGTAATGGAAATATATCTGAGATATACACGAATCTCAATACGTCTTCAATTTCCTCGACCTTTTTCTTTAATAATGTTATTGTTAATATCTTGTATAATGAGGCTGACAAGCAAAGTTATTTATTTCAATGTATATACAGGTTGTCATGTGTAAATAAAAATATTAATTTTTTAGAGGTATGA